DNA from Amycolatopsis sp. DSM 110486:
GCGGCCGGCCAGTAGCCGCACATCGAACCCGACACCGCGCAGCAGCAGGCCGAACGCCCCGTTGAGCTCGTAGCAAAGCCCGCCACGACGCCGCCGCACCACCTTGTCGAGCAACGCCTTCTCGTCGAGGTCGACCTGCTCGCCCAGGTAGCGGCCGAGGTTCTCGAACGGCACCCGCTCCAAGTGCCGCCGTTGCAGCTCGCACAGTGCTTCGAGGCCGGGTACTCCGGGATGAACCGCTTCGAGTCTGCGGAGGTAGTCCTCGACGTCCACGATCACGTTCCTCCAGTGGCGACTGGTTACGTTACAGATATAGTGTGTAACTTCGAGGTTAACAGAGGATCCGTACCGTGGATCGACTTTCCCGGCGAGGTGGAACCGTGGCGCGAGCACGCCGAGCGACGGCGGTCGTACCCGCCGGCACCGAAGACGGTCCGCGTCCGGTCGGCCGGCCCCGTGATGCCGCGCTCGATGAGGCGATCATCCTCGCCACCCGGCGACGCCTCGTCCTGGACGGCTACTCCCGCATGACGATCCGCGACATCGCCGCCGACGCCGAGGTCGGCCGTCCGACGTTGTACCGGCGCTGGGGAACCAAGTTCGAGCTCGTCGTCGACGCCCTCGACTACGGCTTCCGCAAGCAGCACTCCATGTTCGAGATGGACCTCGACGAACTCGCCCCGAGGGAAGCGCTCGTGGAGGTCGTCCGGCGCCTCGACCCCACGTACTTCAACCCGGACGCGATGGTCCTGATGGGCACGTTCGCCGGGGAGGCGGTCCACACCCCCGAACTGCTCGGAATCCTCCGTGAGCACGCGGTCGAACCCCGCGTGCGCCTGGTCGAAAGCGTGCTGACCCGGCTGCAGGACCGCGGGGCCGCGCGCGACGACATCGACAAGCACACGATCGCGACGATGTGCTTCGGCAGTTATCTGGCCGCCTTCTTCCGCGGCGAGTCCGACCTGGACATCGCCGAGGCGGTCGTCTCCGTGCTGTGGCCCGCCATCGGGAAAAAGCCCGCCCGACGGCGCACCACAGTGGACCGTCAGCGCTGAACGGCGATCCCCGGCCACAGGACGGCGACGACCTGCTCGGCGAGCCCCTTGCGGTCGGGTTCCGCACGAAGGAATGCGGCGAAGTAGCTGCCGAAGCACAAGGTGGCGATCGTGTGCCGATCGATGTCCGGCCGCACCTCGCCGCGCTCCTGCAGTTCGGCCAGCACGCCTTCGAGCTGCCGCAACCGGGGCTCGACGGCGTGCTCCAGGACGATCGCGAGCAGCTCCGGCGTCCGCATCGTCTCGCTCATGAAGTTGCCCATGAGCACCATCGCGTCCGGGTTGAAGTAACACGGATCCAGCCGCCGGACGGCCTCGGTCAGCGCCTCGAGCGCGGGGAGTTCCT
Protein-coding regions in this window:
- a CDS encoding TetR/AcrR family transcriptional regulator, which translates into the protein MARARRATAVVPAGTEDGPRPVGRPRDAALDEAIILATRRRLVLDGYSRMTIRDIAADAEVGRPTLYRRWGTKFELVVDALDYGFRKQHSMFEMDLDELAPREALVEVVRRLDPTYFNPDAMVLMGTFAGEAVHTPELLGILREHAVEPRVRLVESVLTRLQDRGAARDDIDKHTIATMCFGSYLAAFFRGESDLDIAEAVVSVLWPAIGKKPARRRTTVDRQR
- a CDS encoding TetR/AcrR family transcriptional regulator, producing MKTARGVPDNQAMTDSRKADSVAGEAVAVSRGGRPLDPGRDEAIITAARRRLVLDGYSKMTIGDIASDAGVSRPTIYRRWPGKLELTIEAIDYGLRAQRDTYPDLSLEELPALEALTEAVRRLDPCYFNPDAMVLMGNFMSETMRTPELLAIVLEHAVEPRLRQLEGVLAELQERGEVRPDIDRHTIATLCFGSYFAAFLRAEPDRKGLAEQVVAVLWPGIAVQR